In Pseudoalteromonas carrageenovora IAM 12662, the following proteins share a genomic window:
- a CDS encoding AhpA/YtjB family protein, which translates to MKNNHIKNPISASQRKRLVRLILAAGCFVLLSWVGVNSSFQSHQLLYDSADNTAQSLTKFMALNVKTPLIEKNKPQLNAICNDISKDKFVLSATIYDQQGILIASSDNWQSHHIFGQLPDSTPGISKLKTPFMEPVISDDDRPIGFVSVTYLTRAAISDSHNHFHDLGRQVLLMLVIACIFTWQLGRGLKRWQVSRYMQKTSKQES; encoded by the coding sequence ATGAAAAATAACCATATTAAAAACCCTATATCCGCATCTCAAAGAAAACGCCTCGTACGCTTAATACTTGCGGCTGGCTGTTTTGTATTATTAAGCTGGGTAGGTGTTAATAGTAGTTTTCAGAGTCATCAGTTATTATATGACAGCGCCGACAACACAGCACAAAGCTTAACTAAGTTTATGGCTTTAAACGTTAAAACCCCGCTTATTGAAAAAAACAAACCCCAGCTAAATGCTATTTGTAACGATATAAGTAAAGATAAATTTGTGCTTTCGGCCACCATTTACGATCAACAAGGTATTTTGATAGCCAGTAGCGATAATTGGCAATCACACCATATTTTTGGTCAACTACCTGACTCCACCCCAGGAATTAGCAAGCTAAAAACACCTTTTATGGAACCCGTAATAAGCGATGATGATCGCCCTATTGGTTTTGTGTCGGTAACGTATTTAACGCGTGCAGCTATATCAGACAGCCACAATCATTTTCATGATTTAGGTAGGCAAGTTTTATTAATGCTAGTTATTGCATGTATTTTTACATGGCAATTAGGACGCGGTTTAAAACGCTGGCAGGTGAGTCGTTATATGCAAAAAACTTCTAAGCAAGAGTCATAA
- a CDS encoding TatD family hydrolase: MKFIDSHCHLDFNEFDAERESLIKACVAKGVERFIVPGISLVQSKQLIEFKSKYPQVHIAAGLHPYFLDAHKELHLAQLFDFAKANINQLVAIGECGLDRSIGNLEKQTRLFEKQITLANELNLPLIVHHRQSHDLIAQSFKRCKPKCGGVIHAFSGSLQQAHYYIKQGFKLGVGGVITYERAAKTRNVIAQIEPQHLVLETDSPSMPLSGHQGEINTPLHIPNVFNVLCSLKQSSDKEALAKALYDSCLEVFCI; encoded by the coding sequence GTGAAGTTTATAGACTCCCACTGCCACCTTGATTTTAATGAGTTTGACGCAGAGCGTGAATCACTTATAAAAGCATGTGTGGCAAAGGGCGTTGAGCGCTTTATAGTGCCAGGCATTAGCTTGGTGCAATCTAAACAGTTAATTGAGTTTAAAAGCAAATACCCACAAGTGCATATAGCTGCAGGGCTCCACCCTTACTTTTTAGATGCTCATAAAGAACTTCACTTAGCGCAGCTTTTTGATTTTGCAAAAGCAAATATTAACCAGCTGGTGGCAATTGGTGAGTGTGGGCTCGATAGAAGTATTGGAAACCTTGAAAAGCAAACGCGGTTATTTGAGAAACAAATTACCCTTGCTAATGAGCTGAATTTACCGCTTATTGTCCACCATCGGCAAAGCCATGATTTAATTGCGCAATCGTTTAAACGCTGCAAGCCAAAATGTGGTGGTGTAATACATGCGTTTTCGGGGTCACTACAGCAAGCGCACTATTATATTAAACAGGGCTTTAAATTAGGTGTAGGTGGGGTTATAACTTATGAGCGAGCAGCAAAAACTCGTAATGTAATTGCTCAAATTGAGCCACAACATTTAGTGCTCGAAACTGATTCGCCCTCAATGCCACTGAGCGGTCATCAGGGGGAAATTAATACGCCGCTACACATTCCAAATGTGTTCAACGTATTATGTAGTTTAAAACAAAGTAGTGATAAAGAGGCGCTTGCTAAAGCGCTTTATGACTCTTGCTTAGAAGTTTTTTGCATATAA
- the pdxH gene encoding pyridoxamine 5'-phosphate oxidase, whose protein sequence is MKLEDIRREYLQDALSEDNLQDDPFKQFETWLEHAVGSNVPDPTAMVVATVDETGQPSQRIVLLKHLDDNGFVFFTNTGSRKAQELKGNNKISLHFPWHHMERQVIVYGEAKPLPTSAVAKYFLSRPKESQLAAWASAQSRPVSSRKVLMETFANMKSKFAKGEIPLPDFWGGYCVVPTKIEFWQGGAHRLHDRFMYQRQDDNSWQVTRLNP, encoded by the coding sequence ATGAAACTCGAAGATATCCGTCGTGAATACCTGCAAGACGCGCTAAGCGAAGATAACTTGCAAGATGATCCATTCAAACAATTTGAAACGTGGCTTGAGCATGCTGTGGGCAGTAATGTGCCTGATCCAACGGCAATGGTTGTGGCAACGGTTGATGAAACTGGGCAGCCTTCACAGCGTATTGTATTGTTAAAACATTTAGATGATAACGGGTTTGTATTTTTTACTAATACGGGCTCTCGTAAAGCACAAGAGCTAAAAGGTAATAATAAAATATCGCTGCATTTTCCGTGGCACCATATGGAGCGCCAAGTAATTGTGTACGGCGAGGCTAAACCGTTGCCTACATCTGCCGTGGCAAAATACTTTTTATCACGCCCTAAAGAAAGCCAATTAGCGGCCTGGGCTTCAGCGCAAAGTAGGCCCGTGTCGTCGCGAAAAGTGCTTATGGAAACCTTTGCTAATATGAAGAGCAAGTTTGCCAAAGGTGAAATCCCATTGCCTGACTTTTGGGGCGGCTATTGCGTAGTGCCCACTAAAATAGAGTTTTGGCAAGGTGGCGCACACCGTTTACATGACCGCTTTATGTACCAGCGCCAGGATGATAATAGCTGGCAAGTTACACGTTTAAACCCTTAA
- the serB gene encoding phosphoserine phosphatase SerB, producing the protein MSQTSMAQPAAEQPLQLLTLNKWFTYSSGNFIPVNDIPDKKLGLFSIAFAGDFEHIHVTQIIEFLAKYNQTVTAVCQYQPDLGLAPALCFYAQNAEQAINPLALQEFSSSLDCQLVQVATPPNLYEPGLLVMDMDSTAITIECIDEIARLANVYDEVASVTALAMDGKLDFSESLNQRVAKLAGIEKSLIEDLKSALPLMPGIKALCQILKQHHWYLAIASGGFVPFAERVQELINLDEVHANVLEFKDDKLTGKVLGTIVDAQQKAVVLKSLQQKLGLEKAQTVAIGDGANDLVMMAQAGLGVAVHGKPKVVEQAQAAICQGSLLQLLYMLAIPLNEKPNA; encoded by the coding sequence ATGTCGCAAACGAGCATGGCACAGCCAGCTGCTGAGCAGCCATTACAACTCTTAACTTTAAATAAGTGGTTTACTTACAGTAGTGGCAATTTTATACCGGTTAATGATATTCCAGATAAAAAGTTAGGGTTATTTAGCATTGCATTTGCGGGTGATTTCGAACACATCCATGTAACACAAATTATTGAGTTTTTAGCTAAATATAATCAAACAGTAACGGCTGTATGTCAGTATCAACCAGATTTAGGCTTAGCGCCTGCGTTGTGTTTTTATGCACAAAATGCAGAGCAAGCAATAAACCCGTTAGCGCTTCAAGAGTTTTCAAGCTCGCTTGATTGCCAACTAGTGCAAGTAGCCACGCCTCCTAACTTATACGAGCCTGGTTTGCTTGTTATGGATATGGACTCAACGGCTATTACTATTGAATGTATTGATGAAATAGCGCGTTTAGCCAATGTTTATGATGAAGTTGCGTCGGTAACAGCGCTCGCCATGGATGGCAAGCTTGATTTCAGCGAAAGTTTAAATCAGCGAGTAGCTAAGCTTGCAGGTATTGAAAAAAGCTTAATTGAGGACCTTAAAAGTGCGCTTCCTTTAATGCCGGGCATTAAAGCGTTGTGTCAAATTTTAAAACAACACCACTGGTATTTAGCTATTGCGTCCGGTGGTTTTGTGCCTTTTGCAGAGCGTGTTCAGGAGCTAATTAATTTAGATGAAGTGCATGCTAATGTGCTGGAATTTAAAGACGACAAGCTAACAGGTAAAGTACTTGGTACTATTGTGGATGCGCAGCAAAAAGCGGTGGTATTAAAGTCACTTCAACAAAAACTAGGCCTTGAAAAAGCACAAACGGTAGCAATTGGGGATGGTGCAAACGATTTAGTCATGATGGCTCAGGCTGGGCTTGGTGTTGCCGTACATGGCAAGCCTAAAGTGGTTGAGCAAGCCCAAGCTGCTATATGCCAAGGTTCGTTATTGCAGTTATTGTATATGCTAGCTATTCCGCTAAATGAAAAGCCAAACGCATAA